One Thiocapsa bogorovii DNA segment encodes these proteins:
- a CDS encoding IS256 family transposase, protein MSDDTSTGARRARGDRGEVLAELGLPLEELVRRGARDILQRAIEAEVEQLLEEFAGVSLMDGRRAVVRNGYLPAREILTTVGPVEVQVPKVRDRSGAGVKFNSALAPPYVRRSARVAAALPWLYLKGISSGDLGEALEVLVGEDAKGLSAAALGRLKAAWAEEYKDWTQRSLEGRQYAYWWVDGIYTTLRESDDPKLCLLVIIGVRPDGTKEWVAIVDGLRESTESWLDVLRDLKARGLQTGPRLAVGDGALGFWGALEQVYPETAHQRCWFHKMGNVLNALPRSLQGKAKADLQAIWMAPTRKQADQAFKRFINRYGAKYPKATEKLEKDREALLAFFAFPAEHWVHLRTTNPIESTFATVRHRTGRTKNCVTRATFLGLAFKMSEEAAKTWRRIRAPEKVAELLGGTRYEDGIPVSDDPPETQEEQREAA, encoded by the coding sequence CGAGGCGGAGGTGGAGCAGCTGCTCGAGGAGTTTGCCGGGGTGTCGCTGATGGACGGACGCCGGGCGGTGGTGCGCAACGGTTATCTGCCGGCGCGCGAGATCCTCACCACGGTGGGTCCGGTGGAGGTGCAGGTGCCCAAGGTACGCGACCGCTCCGGGGCCGGGGTGAAGTTCAACTCCGCGCTGGCCCCGCCGTACGTGCGCCGCAGTGCCCGGGTCGCCGCGGCGCTGCCGTGGCTCTATCTGAAGGGGATCTCCAGCGGCGACCTCGGGGAGGCGTTGGAGGTGCTGGTGGGAGAGGACGCCAAAGGGCTCTCCGCGGCGGCGCTGGGCCGGCTCAAGGCCGCGTGGGCCGAGGAGTACAAGGACTGGACCCAGCGCAGCCTCGAAGGCCGGCAGTACGCCTACTGGTGGGTCGACGGCATCTACACGACACTGCGCGAGAGCGACGATCCCAAGCTCTGCCTGCTGGTGATCATCGGGGTGCGGCCCGACGGCACCAAGGAGTGGGTCGCCATCGTCGACGGGTTGCGTGAATCCACCGAATCCTGGCTCGATGTGCTGCGCGATCTGAAGGCACGTGGTCTGCAGACGGGTCCGCGCTTGGCCGTCGGCGACGGGGCGCTGGGGTTCTGGGGTGCGCTTGAGCAGGTCTACCCCGAGACCGCGCATCAGCGCTGCTGGTTCCACAAGATGGGCAACGTGCTCAATGCCTTGCCCAGGTCGTTGCAAGGCAAGGCGAAGGCGGATCTGCAGGCGATCTGGATGGCGCCGACCCGCAAGCAGGCCGACCAAGCCTTTAAGCGCTTCATCAACCGCTATGGGGCCAAATATCCCAAGGCCACCGAGAAGCTCGAGAAGGACCGCGAGGCCCTGCTCGCCTTCTTCGCCTTCCCGGCCGAGCACTGGGTGCACCTGCGCACCACCAACCCCATCGAGTCGACCTTCGCCACCGTGCGCCATCGCACCGGCCGGACCAAGAACTGCGTCACCCGCGCGACCTTCCTCGGCCTGGCCTTCAAGATGAGCGAAGAGGCCGCCAAGACCTGGCGGCGCATCCGTGCCCCCGAGAAAGTGGCCGAACTGCTCGGCGGGACACGTTACGAAGACGGGATTCCGGTGTCCGACGACCCACCGGAGACCCAAGAGGAGCAACGGGAAGCCGCCTGA